One Eubacterium sp. 1001713B170207_170306_E7 genomic region harbors:
- a CDS encoding diguanylate cyclase, with product MIETEGKKRVVSLSVRIGLTFLIALGILIFAAYIVLFQNFQNMLTDYTINLMQSMGASGVTTVESELRANREEAVVLSDALTLSADQGQAVAFPEGFTRSDILRMVYVTATGSAASDGRERDVRGRADIAQAFEGASGIYGPYFNEEGEYVICYSAPVIRGDVIVGVLSVEKDGYHLSELIGNIKFVQSGESYMIDTSGTDIAVSNQEHIEWVQTRYNARELLAEKEDPVTRSIMTLEQKGLDGETGVGSYEWEGSQCYVAYAPIPSTGWVLLTGVREEEIAAMTQSTLHASFVRGPAFGVCIAVFAVLTGVIIFWIVSSMRKSEAINEKLNTLASYDALTGTMNRNSFHEALSRLESGVEQPAACVYVDANGLHELNNRLGHQAGDEMLKAVADVLQEVFTQWDVYRIGGDEFVVLCLACEEADIQRKAALARERLRTRGYEISIGSEWRDSPADINAIINLAEAAMQRDKRLYYQKNGKERQMRMLNQKMEQLVTEKQDTDTFLSVLAPEFNGVYFVDLGRDTIRHLYIPVYFEEMLKASGDVFSAAMRLYAQRIARPEYRQQLEQFCRYELLEKQLKNSVTPELVYQRMDGSWVKLRVLKFKTYTEENRETLWIFTNLEGH from the coding sequence GTGATCGAAACCGAAGGAAAAAAACGTGTGGTGTCGCTGAGTGTCCGCATTGGGCTGACGTTTTTGATCGCGCTGGGCATTTTGATATTTGCCGCCTATATCGTGCTGTTCCAGAATTTCCAGAATATGCTGACGGATTATACCATCAACCTGATGCAGTCCATGGGCGCCTCCGGAGTGACCACCGTAGAGTCTGAGCTGCGGGCCAACCGGGAGGAAGCTGTGGTGCTTTCCGACGCACTCACACTGTCGGCGGATCAGGGACAGGCAGTGGCCTTTCCCGAAGGGTTTACCCGGTCCGATATACTGCGCATGGTTTATGTGACGGCTACGGGATCCGCGGCGTCGGACGGGCGTGAGCGCGATGTGCGCGGCAGGGCCGATATTGCCCAGGCTTTTGAGGGTGCGTCCGGAATTTACGGGCCGTATTTCAACGAGGAGGGAGAGTATGTGATCTGCTACTCTGCCCCGGTGATCCGCGGCGACGTCATCGTCGGCGTATTGAGTGTGGAAAAGGATGGCTACCACCTCAGTGAGCTCATTGGAAACATTAAATTTGTCCAATCCGGCGAGTCTTACATGATTGACACAAGCGGTACAGACATAGCGGTCAGCAATCAGGAGCACATTGAATGGGTGCAGACCCGGTACAACGCCCGGGAGCTTCTGGCCGAAAAGGAGGACCCGGTTACCCGTTCTATCATGACGCTGGAGCAGAAGGGCCTCGATGGTGAGACCGGCGTGGGCAGTTATGAGTGGGAAGGCAGCCAGTGCTATGTAGCCTATGCACCCATCCCGTCCACGGGCTGGGTGCTGCTGACCGGTGTGCGCGAGGAGGAAATCGCCGCCATGACCCAGTCTACGCTGCACGCCTCCTTTGTCAGGGGACCGGCCTTTGGCGTCTGCATTGCGGTTTTTGCGGTGCTGACCGGTGTGATCATTTTCTGGATTGTCTCCAGCATGCGAAAGAGCGAGGCGATCAATGAGAAGCTGAATACCCTTGCCAGCTACGATGCGCTCACAGGCACCATGAACCGCAACAGCTTTCACGAGGCGCTGAGCCGGCTTGAGAGCGGAGTGGAACAGCCGGCCGCCTGTGTCTATGTCGATGCCAACGGGCTGCACGAGCTCAATAACCGTCTGGGGCACCAGGCAGGTGACGAGATGCTTAAGGCCGTGGCGGATGTATTGCAGGAGGTTTTCACACAATGGGACGTCTACCGTATCGGCGGGGATGAGTTTGTGGTTCTCTGCCTTGCCTGTGAGGAAGCTGACATCCAGAGGAAGGCCGCGCTGGCCAGAGAACGCCTGAGAACGCGTGGGTATGAAATATCCATCGGCTCCGAGTGGCGGGACAGCCCGGCGGATATCAACGCCATCATCAATCTGGCTGAGGCCGCCATGCAGCGCGATAAACGGCTCTATTACCAGAAAAACGGAAAGGAGCGGCAGATGCGTATGCTGAACCAGAAAATGGAACAGCTGGTGACGGAAAAGCAGGATACGGACACATTTCTGTCGGTGCTGGCCCCTGAGTTCAACGGCGTTTATTTTGTGGATCTGGGCAGGGATACGATCCGCCATTTATATATCCCGGTCTACTTTGAAGAAATGCTGAAGGCGTCCGGCGATGTGTTCAGCGCAGCCATGCGGCTGTATGCGCAGCGGATCGCCAGGCCGGAATACCGTCAGCAGCTGGAGCAGTTCTGCCGCTATGAGCTTCTGGAAAAACAGCTGAAGAACAGCGTTACACCAGAGCTGGTTTATCAGCGCATGGATGGCTCCTGGGTGAAGCTGCGGGTTTTGAAGTTTAAGACCTATACGGAAGAGAACCGTGAGACCCTGTGGATTTTCACCAACCTAGAAGGCCATTAA
- a CDS encoding LytTR family DNA-binding domain-containing protein yields MNIAIIEDLKEDGLLLCDYLKQYCDENETLANIKNFESASDFLACFIPQVYDLIFVDIYMDGMDGIELARKIRETDQDCILIFSTTSTEHTHALAGYKVRASDYLIKPYDYSTFSETMRCCGAAVLEKNHYIEVKHSRRIIKILIRNILYTDYSNHYIYIYTKTGTVKTYMPFKAFSEKLLPYPNFICCYRNCMVNLDEVDFMEDRDFIMSNGERIAISKSVYQEIVANYRNYQFKKLNQLK; encoded by the coding sequence TTGAACATTGCAATTATCGAAGATTTAAAAGAGGATGGTCTGCTTCTCTGCGATTATCTGAAGCAGTATTGTGACGAAAACGAAACCCTCGCAAACATTAAAAATTTTGAAAGCGCCAGCGACTTTCTGGCATGTTTTATCCCGCAGGTTTATGATCTTATTTTTGTGGATATCTATATGGACGGTATGGACGGCATTGAGCTGGCCCGAAAAATACGGGAAACCGACCAGGACTGCATCCTGATTTTTTCAACCACAAGCACCGAACACACCCACGCGCTGGCAGGCTATAAGGTACGCGCATCCGACTATCTCATTAAGCCCTATGATTACAGCACCTTCTCCGAAACCATGCGGTGCTGCGGTGCCGCTGTCCTTGAGAAAAACCATTATATCGAAGTAAAGCATAGCCGCCGAATCATCAAGATTCTGATCCGCAACATTCTTTATACCGATTACTCCAATCACTATATCTACATCTATACCAAAACAGGAACCGTCAAAACCTACATGCCCTTTAAGGCATTTTCTGAAAAGCTCCTGCCCTACCCCAATTTTATCTGCTGTTACCGCAACTGCATGGTCAATCTGGACGAGGTCGATTTTATGGAGGACCGGGATTTCATCATGAGCAATGGCGAAAGAATCGCGATTTCCAAATCGGTGTACCAGGAGATTGTGGCGAACTACCGAAACTACCAGTTTAAAAAGCTCAATCAACTCAAATAA
- a CDS encoding sensor histidine kinase produces MYLFYNIALPFAVIAGLGFNVFNKKLRLSDKREILLTVAAVAVSIILDKAVTLLHATVLLSEPLLIALIFIYYHLVFRPSIYETAFVFFVLESYVHIVSFFSNILAGELSASLTYIGASGRLLLCCASVLAFTLPLMVFFVQRFIKRLIEAASGMPAVFWNYLWGVPFVFYLVTTMKVFQRQAFPEELTQLSILVSIAWVIGIFAVNILVIRMALEIIQLTRDHAQLELASLLVEKEKDQYRRIKRDMAATSKLRHDLRHHLMGLEGYLEKNDTDGARGYLRKITREAAPDENVILCDNCAINAIACHFFERAKQCGTAVSSALLIPDTLPDSENDLCVLLGNLIENAVEACERQQSGVRFINVTASFTSKKDFCMMVENSFDHEIQYDKNGNCLSSKRITSAAQEGGIGLLSIDSIVKKYNGTLRREIEKNTYKVLILLELENSPQFSGESL; encoded by the coding sequence ATGTACTTATTTTATAATATTGCCCTTCCCTTTGCTGTCATAGCAGGCCTGGGCTTTAATGTGTTTAACAAAAAACTGCGGCTGTCCGACAAAAGAGAAATCCTGCTGACAGTGGCAGCCGTGGCCGTCAGCATCATTCTGGACAAGGCCGTTACCCTTCTCCATGCGACCGTACTGCTTTCGGAGCCGCTGCTGATCGCACTGATCTTCATTTACTACCATCTGGTTTTCCGCCCCTCCATTTACGAAACCGCCTTTGTTTTTTTCGTACTTGAGAGCTATGTGCACATTGTTTCTTTTTTCAGCAATATTCTCGCAGGTGAACTGTCCGCGTCCCTCACATACATCGGCGCCAGCGGCCGTCTCCTTTTGTGCTGCGCGTCTGTGCTGGCATTCACCCTGCCGCTCATGGTTTTCTTTGTGCAGCGGTTTATCAAGCGGCTCATTGAGGCGGCCTCCGGTATGCCCGCTGTGTTCTGGAACTATCTCTGGGGCGTTCCCTTTGTTTTCTATCTCGTCACGACCATGAAGGTTTTCCAGAGACAGGCCTTTCCGGAAGAGCTCACACAGCTCAGCATTCTGGTTTCCATCGCCTGGGTCATTGGCATCTTTGCGGTCAACATCCTGGTGATCCGGATGGCCCTTGAAATCATCCAGCTGACCAGGGATCACGCGCAGCTTGAACTGGCGTCGCTCCTTGTGGAAAAGGAAAAAGACCAGTACCGCCGCATCAAAAGGGATATGGCAGCCACCTCCAAGCTCCGCCACGATCTGCGCCACCATCTCATGGGACTGGAGGGCTATCTGGAAAAGAACGACACTGACGGCGCACGGGGATACCTGCGAAAGATCACGCGCGAGGCAGCGCCGGATGAGAATGTCATCCTCTGCGACAACTGCGCCATCAACGCCATTGCCTGCCATTTTTTTGAACGCGCAAAACAATGCGGCACCGCGGTTTCCAGCGCCCTGCTGATTCCAGACACCCTGCCCGATTCCGAAAACGACCTGTGCGTTTTACTCGGCAACCTTATTGAAAACGCGGTCGAGGCCTGTGAGCGGCAGCAAAGCGGCGTCCGTTTTATCAATGTCACCGCCAGCTTTACAAGCAAAAAGGATTTCTGTATGATGGTTGAAAACAGCTTTGACCACGAAATTCAATACGACAAAAACGGAAACTGCCTTTCCTCCAAGCGCATTACCAGTGCCGCACAGGAGGGCGGCATCGGTCTTTTATCCATTGACAGCATCGTAAAAAAATATAACGGCACGCTCCGCAGGGAAATTGAAAAGAACACCTATAAGGTGCTGATCCTGCTGGAGCTGGAAAACAGCCCGCAGTTCTCAGGAGAAAGTTTATAA
- a CDS encoding STAS domain-containing protein, which translates to MFEISELKNDRDGVCVTGEVDIYTATQFKEPIEKLIQAGTKEIFLDLTNLSYIDSTGIGILIELRKGSMSKGLDMTLINPQKNVVKLLQLTGVDQIFNIIEEK; encoded by the coding sequence ATGTTTGAAATAAGTGAATTGAAAAATGACCGAGATGGCGTATGTGTTACGGGAGAAGTTGACATCTATACCGCCACGCAGTTTAAGGAACCGATTGAAAAATTAATTCAGGCAGGCACAAAGGAAATCTTTCTGGATTTAACCAATCTGTCTTATATTGACAGCACAGGAATTGGCATTTTAATTGAGCTGCGCAAGGGCAGCATGAGTAAGGGTCTGGACATGACGCTGATCAACCCACAGAAAAATGTTGTTAAGCTGCTGCAGCTGACCGGTGTCGACCAAATATTCAATATTATAGAGGAGAAATAG
- a CDS encoding ATP-binding protein, with protein sequence MSDMSCSTCRSLQGETVHISLPSLPQFVSLARLTVASVGNIVGFSIDVVEDLKVAVSEACTNALRHGCSGEQCYDLYYQLEQDKLTIKVEDTGEGYEPESVSEPELPGNQAGGFGLFIIKSLMDEVEIISNKGMGTSITMVKYLRT encoded by the coding sequence ATGAGTGATATGAGTTGCAGTACATGCAGAAGTTTGCAGGGAGAGACCGTTCACATCAGCCTGCCGAGTCTTCCGCAGTTTGTCAGCCTCGCACGCCTGACCGTCGCTTCTGTTGGAAACATCGTCGGCTTTTCGATTGATGTGGTAGAGGACCTGAAGGTGGCCGTTTCTGAGGCCTGCACAAACGCTCTGCGCCATGGCTGTTCAGGTGAACAGTGTTACGATCTGTATTATCAGCTGGAGCAGGACAAGCTTACCATTAAGGTCGAAGACACGGGCGAAGGCTATGAGCCCGAAAGCGTAAGCGAGCCGGAGCTGCCCGGCAACCAGGCAGGCGGTTTCGGCCTGTTTATTATTAAATCGTTGATGGATGAGGTAGAAATCATAAGTAATAAAGGAATGGGTACCAGTATCACGATGGTGAAATACCTGAGGACATGA
- a CDS encoding SigB/SigF/SigG family RNA polymerase sigma factor produces the protein MEYPNQMTKQESKELFIEYKKTGDKEIRDRLIENFLYIPKLLVKKYAYRSNDVEDIYQVACLGLMYAVERYDPDRGFEFDTFASPTIIGEIKKYYRDKQWIIRVPRRIQELNREINRAKTTLEHKLMKTPTISEIADYLEVTEEAVIEAMEGNNVFYPKSLSTEFESNADGQEATLLDLIGEEDERIENIGNVEDLRQRLESLNPVERMIIEERYYNGKTQKEVAAIIGKSQMTVSRLEKKVMEKLRVGL, from the coding sequence ATGGAATATCCAAATCAAATGACAAAACAGGAATCAAAAGAGCTGTTTATCGAATACAAGAAAACAGGCGACAAGGAAATTCGTGATCGCCTCATCGAGAATTTCCTATATATTCCTAAATTACTGGTCAAAAAATACGCTTACCGCAGTAACGATGTGGAAGATATTTATCAGGTTGCCTGTCTGGGGCTGATGTACGCAGTCGAACGCTACGACCCGGACAGGGGATTTGAATTTGACACCTTTGCATCACCCACCATCATCGGAGAAATCAAAAAATATTATCGTGACAAGCAGTGGATTATCCGTGTGCCAAGAAGAATCCAGGAGCTTAACCGCGAGATCAACCGGGCGAAGACAACCCTGGAGCACAAGCTTATGAAAACACCGACCATCTCTGAGATTGCGGACTATCTGGAGGTAACTGAAGAAGCTGTGATCGAAGCCATGGAAGGCAATAACGTTTTTTATCCCAAGTCCCTGTCGACTGAATTTGAGAGCAACGCGGATGGTCAGGAAGCAACGCTTTTAGACCTGATCGGCGAAGAGGACGAGCGGATCGAAAACATCGGCAATGTCGAAGACCTCCGCCAGCGCCTGGAAAGCCTGAACCCAGTCGAGCGGATGATCATAGAGGAGCGTTATTATAACGGAAAGACCCAGAAGGAGGTGGCCGCCATTATCGGTAAATCACAGATGACGGTATCCCGTCTGGAAAAGAAGGTTATGGAGAAGCTGAGAGTTGGGCTGTAA
- the fusA gene encoding elongation factor G has product MKTYPTKNIRNILFLGHGGSGKTTLTEAMAFNAGAIDRMGRVDEGNTLSDFDPEEKRRMFSISSSIIPVEYGGHKINIIDVPGYFDFIGDAYAALRVADAVVIVVDALAGVQVGTEKAIELLSKVDVPAFIVVNKMDRENATFAKVMDNLKEAFGNKVIPFELPMGEGEEMRGVVNIVDMTGSERKDNRCFDVEVPEDMKEELEPFREMIMESVAQTSEDLMEKYFDGEELTEDEIHHGIRTGVLDGDLIPVLCTSAVQNIGVETLENMIIAYLPSPKDAKPVVGKDPRDGKEVERACGASESFSALVFKTIVDPFVGKLSIFKVMSGVLEATTEVYNSTKEAKEKTNHIYVLRGNKQIEIEALLAGDIGAFSKLGVTVTGDTLCDPKDPIVYDKIEFPKPVISMAIEPKTKADIDKLSTGLHRLIEEDPTMSFNRNNETKQTLLSGLGEMHLEVISNKLQQKFGVGVNLEPMKVPYRETIRKSASAQGRHKKQSGGSGQFGDVWVTFEPGDTPNDDFVFIDKVVGGAVPRNFIPHVEKGLQDCMSEGVLAGYPVTGVKATLYDGSYHAVDSDEMSFKMAATLAYRKGMKEASPVLLEPIYKLTITVPEEYMGDIMGDLNKKRGRIMGMEPIDGGKQVITAEAPLAELFKYATELRSMTQARGEFEMEYVRYEEAPAVISEKVVAEAQAAKEKK; this is encoded by the coding sequence ATGAAAACGTATCCAACCAAAAACATCAGAAATATCCTTTTTTTAGGACATGGAGGAAGCGGCAAGACAACATTGACAGAGGCGATGGCATTTAACGCAGGTGCCATTGACCGAATGGGCAGAGTTGATGAAGGAAATACCTTATCCGATTTTGATCCGGAAGAAAAGAGAAGAATGTTCTCCATTTCTTCATCCATTATTCCAGTAGAATATGGTGGACACAAAATTAATATCATCGATGTACCCGGTTACTTTGATTTTATCGGGGACGCCTACGCAGCACTGAGAGTCGCAGATGCGGTTGTTATCGTAGTCGATGCTTTAGCCGGCGTACAGGTAGGTACCGAAAAAGCCATTGAGCTGTTGTCAAAGGTTGACGTACCCGCTTTCATTGTGGTCAACAAAATGGACCGCGAAAACGCGACCTTTGCCAAGGTTATGGATAACCTGAAGGAAGCCTTTGGCAATAAGGTCATTCCTTTTGAATTACCCATGGGCGAAGGCGAGGAAATGCGCGGCGTCGTCAACATTGTTGATATGACAGGAAGCGAAAGAAAAGACAACCGCTGCTTTGACGTGGAAGTTCCGGAAGATATGAAGGAAGAGCTGGAGCCTTTCCGTGAAATGATCATGGAATCCGTAGCCCAGACCAGTGAAGACCTGATGGAAAAATACTTTGACGGCGAAGAGCTGACCGAAGACGAAATCCACCACGGTATCCGCACCGGCGTGCTGGACGGCGACCTGATCCCGGTTCTGTGTACCTCCGCAGTACAGAACATCGGCGTTGAAACCCTGGAAAATATGATTATCGCTTATCTGCCGTCTCCGAAGGACGCAAAACCGGTTGTGGGCAAAGACCCAAGAGACGGAAAAGAAGTCGAACGTGCCTGCGGCGCCAGCGAAAGCTTCTCCGCATTGGTATTTAAGACCATTGTTGACCCGTTTGTCGGCAAGCTGTCCATCTTTAAGGTGATGTCCGGTGTGCTTGAGGCCACCACCGAGGTCTATAACTCCACCAAGGAAGCCAAGGAAAAGACCAACCATATATACGTGCTGCGCGGCAATAAGCAGATCGAAATCGAAGCCTTACTGGCAGGCGATATCGGCGCCTTCTCCAAGCTGGGCGTTACCGTTACCGGCGATACCCTGTGCGATCCGAAGGACCCCATCGTCTATGACAAGATCGAATTCCCGAAACCGGTGATCTCGATGGCCATTGAACCTAAAACCAAAGCGGACATCGACAAGCTGTCCACCGGCCTCCACCGTCTGATCGAGGAAGATCCGACCATGAGCTTTAACCGCAATAACGAAACCAAGCAGACACTGCTTTCAGGTCTTGGCGAAATGCACCTGGAAGTTATCTCCAATAAATTACAGCAGAAATTCGGCGTTGGCGTTAACCTGGAACCCATGAAGGTGCCATACCGTGAAACCATCCGTAAATCTGCCAGCGCCCAGGGACGTCATAAGAAACAGTCCGGCGGCAGCGGCCAGTTCGGTGACGTCTGGGTTACCTTTGAACCAGGCGATACCCCGAATGACGATTTTGTCTTTATCGACAAGGTTGTCGGCGGCGCTGTGCCGAGAAACTTTATCCCGCATGTCGAAAAAGGCCTTCAGGATTGTATGAGCGAAGGCGTGCTGGCCGGCTACCCAGTCACCGGCGTAAAGGCCACCCTGTACGACGGCTCTTACCATGCGGTCGACTCGGATGAAATGTCCTTTAAGATGGCGGCTACCCTGGCATACCGTAAAGGGATGAAGGAAGCCTCACCGGTTCTGCTCGAACCCATCTACAAGCTGACCATCACCGTGCCCGAAGAATACATGGGCGATATCATGGGCGACCTCAATAAAAAACGCGGCCGCATCATGGGCATGGAACCCATCGACGGCGGAAAACAGGTCATCACCGCAGAAGCGCCGCTGGCAGAGCTGTTTAAGTATGCCACCGAGCTCCGCTCCATGACCCAGGCCAGAGGCGAATTTGAAATGGAATATGTCCGCTACGAAGAAGCCCCGGCCGTCATCTCCGAAAAAGTCGTCGCCGAAGCCCAGGCAGCGAAGGAAAAGAAGTAA
- a CDS encoding xanthine phosphoribosyltransferase yields MELLKNKILNDGCALGQEILKVDSFLNHQLDIRLFEAMGAEFARRFKDVEVTKILTIETSGIAIAAVAAKYFDYCPVVFGKKNASLNLDKDIYTSEVYSFTKQQTYQIMVSKKYLNPEDKVLIIDDFLANGKAVEALEEIVKQSCAQLMGVGIAIEKGFQNGGKEIRASGTRLESLAIVDEMDEDGTIIFRD; encoded by the coding sequence ATGGAATTATTAAAGAATAAAATTTTGAACGATGGGTGCGCGCTTGGACAAGAGATATTGAAGGTGGATTCATTCCTTAATCATCAGCTGGATATCCGGCTTTTTGAAGCCATGGGCGCGGAATTCGCGCGCCGCTTTAAAGATGTCGAGGTCACTAAAATTTTAACCATCGAAACCTCCGGTATTGCCATTGCCGCTGTGGCCGCTAAATATTTTGACTACTGCCCCGTGGTGTTCGGCAAGAAAAACGCGTCCTTAAATTTAGATAAGGACATTTATACCAGTGAGGTTTACTCCTTTACCAAGCAGCAGACCTACCAGATCATGGTTTCAAAAAAATATCTGAATCCCGAGGATAAGGTACTGATCATTGACGATTTCCTGGCAAACGGCAAAGCCGTCGAGGCACTGGAGGAAATTGTAAAGCAGTCCTGCGCCCAGCTGATGGGCGTGGGCATCGCCATTGAAAAAGGCTTCCAGAACGGCGGAAAAGAAATCCGCGCGTCCGGCACACGGCTGGAATCACTGGCCATTGTGGATGAAATGGATGAGGATGGCACCATTATCTTTCGCGATTAA
- the murI gene encoding glutamate racemase — protein sequence MGNSSPIGLIDSGIGGFTVLRELQRQLPRENIVYLGDAKRMPYGERENEEIIAFGNSDIRFLENMGVKAILLACNTISSLIDRLTARVPLFSIVEAGCLATIDHQQEGSVGLIATTATVKNGTYEHILSGHTQAVRYITQGTRTLANVINNHPGELVLLRQNIKEAIDPIFERERIRALLLGCTHFPIVRKTIEEMYPCLSIIDPADKQITLLKEYLKKNDAFNESQYDGVTRICATGAARDYTIFENMIDQLALGCNELTLEKLDIDE from the coding sequence ATGGGAAACAGCAGTCCAATTGGTTTAATCGACTCAGGAATCGGCGGTTTTACCGTCCTGCGGGAGCTGCAGCGCCAGCTGCCCAGAGAAAACATCGTCTACCTGGGCGATGCCAAACGCATGCCCTACGGAGAACGGGAAAATGAGGAAATCATCGCCTTTGGCAACAGCGATATCCGTTTTCTGGAGAATATGGGCGTTAAGGCCATTCTTCTGGCCTGCAATACCATTTCCTCGCTCATTGACCGGCTCACCGCAAGGGTGCCCTTATTCAGCATTGTGGAGGCTGGCTGCCTGGCCACCATCGACCACCAGCAGGAAGGATCCGTGGGGCTCATCGCCACCACCGCCACGGTCAAAAACGGTACCTATGAGCACATTCTGTCCGGACACACCCAGGCGGTCCGCTATATTACCCAGGGGACCCGCACCCTGGCCAACGTGATCAACAATCACCCGGGTGAGCTGGTGCTGCTGCGCCAGAATATTAAAGAGGCCATCGATCCTATTTTTGAAAGAGAACGGATCAGAGCCCTGCTCTTGGGGTGTACCCACTTTCCCATTGTGCGCAAAACCATTGAGGAGATGTACCCCTGCCTCAGCATCATCGACCCGGCCGACAAGCAGATCACCCTGCTGAAGGAATACCTGAAGAAAAACGACGCCTTTAACGAAAGCCAGTACGATGGCGTGACCCGCATCTGCGCCACCGGCGCGGCAAGGGACTATACGATCTTTGAGAACATGATCGACCAGCTGGCCCTTGGCTGCAATGAGCTGACCCTGGAAAAGCTGGATATTGACGAATAA
- the trpS gene encoding tryptophan--tRNA ligase: protein METPEKKIVYSGIQPSGTFTIGNYFGAMKNWVPMQEAYDCLYCVVDLHAITVPQVPADLRRRTYESLAILMAVGIDPDKSILYVQSHVPAHTELTWILNCFSYMGELSRMTQYKDKSKKQGNNIRVGLFDYPVLMAADILLYQSDLVPVGNDQKQHVELARDIASRFNQQFSPTFKLPEPYFGETGARIMSLQEPGKKMSKSDENVNGFVSLLDDPDTIIRKFKRAVTDSDTEVRHDRANKPGVSNLMEIYNCTTGRSLEEIQKEFEGRGYGDFKLAVGESVAETLRPIQAEYKRLLADKGYLESVMKQNAERASRMAYKTLMKVRKKAGFINL from the coding sequence ATGGAAACACCAGAAAAAAAAATTGTATACAGCGGCATACAGCCGTCCGGAACCTTTACCATCGGCAATTATTTCGGCGCCATGAAGAACTGGGTGCCCATGCAGGAGGCCTATGACTGCCTGTACTGCGTGGTCGATCTGCACGCCATTACCGTGCCGCAGGTTCCAGCGGATTTAAGACGCCGCACCTACGAATCCCTGGCCATTTTGATGGCTGTGGGCATCGATCCGGACAAATCCATCCTGTATGTGCAGTCCCACGTACCAGCCCACACCGAGCTGACCTGGATACTTAACTGCTTCAGCTACATGGGTGAGCTGAGCCGTATGACCCAGTATAAGGACAAATCCAAAAAGCAAGGCAACAACATCCGCGTCGGCCTTTTTGACTACCCGGTTCTGATGGCGGCCGATATCCTGCTGTACCAGTCCGATCTGGTACCAGTCGGCAACGACCAGAAGCAGCATGTCGAGCTGGCAAGAGACATCGCCTCACGGTTTAACCAGCAGTTCAGTCCAACCTTTAAGCTGCCCGAGCCCTATTTTGGCGAAACCGGCGCGCGCATCATGAGCCTACAGGAGCCCGGCAAAAAGATGTCCAAATCCGATGAGAATGTCAACGGCTTTGTGTCGCTTTTGGACGATCCGGACACGATTATCCGCAAATTCAAGCGCGCAGTCACCGATTCCGATACCGAGGTCCGCCACGACCGCGCCAATAAGCCCGGTGTCTCCAACCTGATGGAAATCTATAACTGCACCACTGGCCGCAGCCTCGAAGAAATCCAGAAGGAGTTCGAGGGCAGGGGCTATGGCGATTTCAAGCTGGCCGTTGGCGAAAGCGTGGCCGAAACCCTGCGCCCCATCCAGGCCGAATATAAACGTCTGCTGGCCGATAAGGGCTATCTGGAAAGCGTCATGAAGCAAAACGCCGAGAGAGCCTCAAGGATGGCCTATAAAACCCTCATGAAGGTCCGTAAAAAGGCCGGGTTTATTAATCTGTAA
- a CDS encoding putative holin-like toxin yields MSIYEMLSLLVAGCGLLVAVLSYLNDKKNKK; encoded by the coding sequence ATGAGTATTTACGAAATGCTATCACTATTGGTAGCAGGCTGTGGGCTCTTAGTAGCGGTTCTTTCTTATCTAAACGATAAAAAGAACAAAAAATAA
- a CDS encoding D-Ala-D-Ala carboxypeptidase family metallohydrolase, with amino-acid sequence MRYKKTGGALILTTLVVSLIFTASLPIPAAVTPPDVSPPQTAAPPTAEETPEPGSQEAAPDDPPPDVIPHAPENREPQASGHFRMSEYACDCGGYCDGWPAQMSPELLERIEALRCQLNRPVIITSGVRCPERNAEVGGIPHSWHLSGHAADLYCPGVSVATLAETAENCGLGVLPYYESGYVHVELWE; translated from the coding sequence ATGCGCTATAAAAAAACAGGCGGCGCGCTGATCCTCACCACCCTCGTGGTCAGCCTGATCTTTACCGCCTCACTGCCCATTCCGGCAGCGGTCACTCCGCCGGACGTATCTCCGCCGCAGACGGCTGCTCCCCCCACAGCGGAAGAGACGCCAGAGCCCGGGTCTCAGGAGGCAGCGCCAGACGATCCCCCGCCGGACGTAATCCCCCACGCGCCAGAAAACCGGGAACCCCAGGCCTCCGGCCATTTTCGGATGTCGGAGTATGCCTGCGACTGCGGCGGCTACTGTGACGGATGGCCGGCGCAGATGTCGCCCGAGCTGCTGGAACGCATCGAGGCCCTGCGCTGCCAGCTTAACCGGCCCGTGATCATCACCTCTGGCGTCCGCTGTCCCGAGCGCAACGCCGAGGTGGGCGGTATCCCGCACTCCTGGCACCTGAGCGGACACGCCGCAGACCTCTACTGCCCGGGGGTTTCGGTGGCAACGCTTGCCGAAACGGCAGAAAACTGCGGGCTGGGCGTGCTGCCCTATTACGAGAGCGGCTATGTGCATGTGGAATTGTGGGAATAA